One segment of Cetobacterium sp. NK01 DNA contains the following:
- a CDS encoding M23 family metallopeptidase — translation MKEIFKIFAIIIAAFIAMLILVFKPYRSEVVDLKKFTEYYSETTTVEDGGGFELVDGNFYTIEKEYKIGEDEMIEGVPLEDVDLKQAYEIPKLESYVVANGDTLGGIADKNGISLEVLKANNPGISNSLKVGQKINIVKSNGVFYKVKRGDSLFKIALAYKIDVEDLRKYNNLRNDNIRVGEELFIYNPSEESLKRLTRTGNVKRVTVQKNFSMPVKWAGVTSPFGKRFHPVLKRYIQHAGVDLRARYVPLMAAKDGTVVYTGYMTGYGKIIKIRHSGGFETRSAHLDKIYVKTGDRVKAGQVIGKTGMSGRVTGPHLHFEIRKNGKANNPMNYLVR, via the coding sequence GTGAAAGAGATTTTTAAAATATTTGCTATAATAATAGCAGCATTTATAGCTATGTTAATATTAGTTTTTAAACCTTATAGATCAGAGGTAGTGGATCTAAAAAAGTTTACAGAATATTATTCAGAAACAACTACAGTAGAAGATGGTGGAGGTTTTGAACTTGTTGATGGCAATTTTTATACAATAGAAAAAGAGTATAAAATAGGTGAGGATGAGATGATAGAAGGTGTTCCTCTAGAAGATGTTGACTTGAAACAAGCTTATGAAATTCCTAAGTTAGAAAGTTATGTAGTAGCTAATGGAGATACTTTGGGCGGGATAGCAGATAAAAATGGAATATCTTTAGAAGTTTTAAAGGCTAATAATCCTGGGATTTCCAATAGTTTAAAAGTTGGACAAAAAATAAATATAGTTAAATCAAATGGTGTATTTTATAAGGTGAAAAGAGGCGATTCTCTTTTTAAGATAGCATTAGCTTATAAAATAGATGTAGAAGATTTAAGAAAATATAATAATTTAAGAAACGATAATATACGAGTTGGAGAAGAGTTATTTATATATAATCCAAGTGAAGAAAGTTTAAAAAGACTTACTCGTACAGGGAATGTAAAGAGAGTAACAGTACAAAAAAACTTTAGTATGCCAGTTAAATGGGCAGGAGTAACAAGTCCTTTTGGAAAAAGATTTCATCCAGTGTTAAAAAGATATATACAACATGCAGGAGTAGACCTAAGAGCTAGATATGTACCTCTAATGGCTGCAAAGGATGGAACAGTTGTTTATACTGGATATATGACAGGTTATGGAAAGATAATTAAAATAAGACATAGTGGAGGATTTGAAACAAGATCAGCTCATTTGGATAAAATATATGTAAAAACTGGAGATAGAGTAAAAGCAGGACAAGTTATAGGAAAAACTGGAATGTCAGGGAGAGTAACTGGACCACACTTACATTTTGAAATTAGAAAAAATGGAAAAGCTAATAATCCAATGAATTATTTAGTTAGATAG
- the rho gene encoding transcription termination factor Rho, with protein MEKLENFLLKELQEIARQMGIDYSSRTKKAEIVELINEAIEAKDGMHLAWGNLEVMADGYGFLRNTNVEKDVYVSASQIRKFKLRTEDFVLGEVREAVQGENNYGLRKVLLINNGSIQEAESRIPFDELIPAYPTQQLKLETDAKNISGRIIDLIAPIGLGQRGLIVAPPKAGKTVLISNIANSIIENNKDIEVWILLIDERPEEVTDIKETVKGAQVYASTFDDDPRNHIKVTESLLERAKRKIENGENIVILMDSLTRLARAYNIVIPSSGKLISGGIDPTALYYPKKFFGSARNIRNGGSLTILATALVDTGSKMDDVIYEEFKGTGNLDIHLDRNLAELRIYPSIDIQRSGTRKEELLIGKKKLDSIWNIRRYLSSLDKATATKKLIDTISSTESNDKLIEMYEKSFARGK; from the coding sequence ATGGAGAAGTTAGAAAATTTTTTGCTAAAAGAGTTACAAGAAATTGCCAGACAAATGGGAATAGATTATTCGAGTAGAACTAAAAAAGCCGAAATTGTTGAATTGATAAACGAAGCTATAGAGGCCAAAGATGGAATGCATTTAGCTTGGGGAAACCTTGAAGTAATGGCTGATGGATATGGATTTCTAAGAAATACAAATGTAGAGAAGGATGTATATGTATCAGCTTCACAAATAAGAAAATTTAAATTACGAACAGAGGATTTTGTACTAGGTGAAGTCAGAGAAGCTGTTCAAGGTGAAAATAATTATGGTCTTAGAAAAGTTCTTTTAATAAATAATGGTAGTATTCAAGAAGCAGAATCAAGAATACCTTTTGATGAATTAATACCAGCTTATCCAACACAGCAGTTAAAGCTAGAAACAGATGCTAAAAATATTTCAGGTAGAATAATAGATTTGATAGCACCAATAGGTTTAGGTCAAAGAGGGCTTATAGTAGCCCCACCTAAGGCAGGAAAGACTGTTTTAATCAGTAATATTGCAAATTCAATAATCGAAAATAATAAAGATATTGAAGTTTGGATCCTTTTAATTGACGAAAGACCGGAAGAAGTAACTGATATAAAAGAGACTGTAAAAGGAGCCCAAGTTTATGCTTCAACTTTTGATGATGATCCAAGAAATCATATAAAAGTAACAGAATCTCTTTTAGAAAGAGCAAAAAGAAAAATTGAGAATGGTGAAAATATTGTAATATTGATGGATTCACTAACTAGATTAGCAAGAGCTTATAATATTGTTATACCATCAAGTGGAAAGTTAATATCAGGTGGAATAGATCCAACCGCATTATATTATCCAAAAAAGTTTTTTGGATCAGCAAGAAATATAAGAAATGGTGGAAGTTTAACAATTTTAGCTACGGCTTTAGTAGATACTGGTAGTAAGATGGATGATGTAATATATGAAGAGTTTAAAGGAACTGGTAACTTAGATATACATTTAGACAGAAACTTAGCAGAACTTAGAATATACCCATCGATAGATATTCAAAGATCTGGAACTAGAAAAGAAGAGCTTCTGATTGGGAAGAAAAAATTAGATTCTATTTGGAATATAAGAAGATATTTATCATCCCTTGATAAGGCAACAGCAACAAAAAAGTTAATTGACACTATTTCATCTACAGAAAGCAATGATAAACTCATTGAAATGTATGAGAAATCTTTTGCAAGGGGGAAATAG
- the miaB gene encoding tRNA (N6-isopentenyl adenosine(37)-C2)-methylthiotransferase MiaB: protein MKNAVIITYGCQMNVNESAKIKRILQNMGYNVIEDVSEADAVFLNTCTVREGAATQIYGKLGELMAVKEERGTIIGITGCFAQEQGEELAKKFPVIDIVMGNQNIGKIPTAIEKIESGDFKHVIYTGDEDDLPPRLDAEFDSKKTASIPITYGCNNFCTYCIVPYVRGRERSVPMSQIVDEVKVFVEKGYKEIMLLGQNVNSYGNDLESGENFAKLLEEICKVEGDFIVRFVSPHPKDFGDDVIDVIAKNEKIARCLHLPLQSGSSRILKLMNRKYTKEQYIELAEKIKSRIPGVALTADIIVGFPHETEEDFLDTLDVVDKIGFETSFMFMYSPRKGTAAAKMDGQLDQEVKKERLQRLIDLQNRKSKEASDTYKGKIERVLVEGPSRKNEEVLTGRTSTNKIVLFAGDKELEGTFVNVKINECKTWSLYGEIVD, encoded by the coding sequence TGGTTGTCAAATGAATGTCAACGAAAGTGCAAAAATAAAAAGAATTTTACAAAATATGGGATACAATGTAATAGAAGATGTTTCAGAAGCAGATGCAGTATTTTTAAATACTTGTACTGTTAGAGAAGGTGCAGCAACTCAGATTTATGGAAAATTGGGAGAATTAATGGCTGTAAAAGAGGAGAGAGGAACAATTATAGGTATAACTGGTTGTTTCGCTCAAGAACAGGGAGAAGAATTAGCAAAAAAATTCCCTGTTATAGATATAGTTATGGGAAATCAAAATATCGGAAAAATTCCTACCGCTATTGAAAAAATAGAATCTGGAGATTTTAAGCATGTTATTTATACGGGAGATGAAGATGATTTACCTCCAAGATTAGATGCAGAATTTGATTCTAAAAAAACAGCATCTATTCCAATAACTTATGGATGTAATAACTTCTGTACATATTGTATAGTTCCGTATGTAAGAGGGAGAGAGAGATCTGTTCCAATGTCACAAATTGTTGATGAAGTAAAAGTATTTGTAGAAAAGGGATATAAAGAGATTATGTTACTAGGACAAAATGTAAACTCTTATGGAAATGACCTAGAAAGTGGAGAAAATTTTGCTAAGTTATTAGAAGAGATTTGTAAGGTTGAAGGAGATTTCATAGTTAGATTTGTATCACCACATCCAAAAGATTTTGGAGATGATGTGATAGATGTTATAGCTAAAAATGAAAAAATAGCAAGATGTTTACATCTTCCTTTACAATCAGGATCATCAAGAATACTAAAATTAATGAATAGAAAATATACAAAAGAACAATATATAGAATTAGCAGAAAAAATAAAATCAAGAATACCAGGAGTAGCATTAACAGCAGATATAATTGTAGGATTTCCACATGAAACAGAGGAAGATTTCTTAGATACATTAGATGTAGTAGATAAAATTGGGTTTGAAACATCATTTATGTTTATGTATTCACCTAGAAAAGGTACTGCAGCAGCTAAAATGGATGGACAACTTGATCAAGAAGTAAAAAAAGAAAGACTTCAGAGATTAATTGATTTACAAAATAGAAAATCAAAAGAAGCAAGTGATACTTATAAAGGAAAAATTGAGAGAGTTTTAGTTGAAGGACCGAGCAGAAAAAATGAAGAAGTTTTAACAGGAAGAACATCAACGAATAAAATAGTTTTATTTGCAGGAGACAAGGAATTAGAAGGAACATTTGTTAATGTAAAAATAAATGAGTGTAAAACATGGTCACTATACGGAGAGATAGTAGATTAG